One part of the Saprospiraceae bacterium genome encodes these proteins:
- a CDS encoding outer membrane beta-barrel protein has translation MKMIVRLFLLLTCSSLFGQNPVQSLKVANKDLYNLSDSLQMIEQLLSNGRIDTASFIELNAEILNQLSALAYSNFDNYARAEYFNPAESSDQSMGENTGELSFNMDSIPEENQTTEMPEFTPPSNPINLITGAGRRTSFKLRYGLFWNGLAENNTVASVSYPEFKIGKSFNWFGEFDILLQTKLGKNRGPFSIYYGIGFDRRHFTQDGKVQVLSLQNDLPTFNLIDSIETSTLHIGYFKFPVGLQYKGKSFVFNVGAYFGFLTQHEQSLEYKTPLGEEAELFLDKNYNFEKTMYGVSASIGYKRVHLAFNYDLSKLFKNSDIYDYNPWRVGIMIF, from the coding sequence ATGAAAATGATCGTTCGACTTTTTTTACTACTTACCTGTAGTTCTTTATTTGGTCAAAATCCGGTACAATCTTTAAAGGTAGCTAATAAAGACCTTTACAATCTATCAGATAGTTTACAAATGATTGAGCAATTATTAAGTAATGGCCGAATAGATACCGCAAGTTTTATAGAGCTGAATGCAGAAATTCTTAATCAATTAAGTGCTTTGGCATATTCAAATTTTGACAATTATGCACGTGCTGAATATTTTAATCCCGCAGAAAGTTCCGACCAAAGTATGGGCGAAAATACAGGTGAATTGTCATTTAATATGGATAGCATACCGGAAGAAAATCAAACTACGGAGATGCCAGAATTTACGCCTCCTTCAAATCCAATTAATTTAATTACCGGCGCAGGAAGAAGAACTAGTTTTAAATTGCGATATGGCTTATTTTGGAATGGCTTAGCAGAAAATAATACAGTAGCATCTGTAAGTTATCCAGAATTTAAAATTGGGAAATCATTTAATTGGTTTGGTGAGTTTGATATTTTATTACAAACCAAATTGGGTAAAAACAGAGGTCCATTTTCAATATATTATGGTATTGGCTTCGACCGTAGACATTTTACACAGGATGGAAAGGTACAAGTGCTCAGTTTGCAAAATGATTTACCAACTTTTAATTTGATTGATAGTATTGAAACCTCAACATTGCATATCGGGTATTTTAAATTTCCAGTAGGGTTGCAGTATAAAGGAAAATCATTTGTATTCAATGTTGGAGCTTATTTTGGTTTTTTAACGCAACATGAACAATCCTTAGAATACAAAACACCCTTAGGCGAAGAAGCAGAATTATTTTTGGATAAGAATTATAACTTTGAGAAAACAATGTATGGCGTGAGTGCATCGATTGGTTATAAAAGAGTTCATTTGGCATTTAATTATGATTTAAGTAAACTTTTTAAAAATTCTGATATCTATGATTACAATCCCTGGAGAGTTGGAATTATGATATTTTAG
- a CDS encoding macro domain-containing protein, which translates to MIKEVEGDILLSKADAIAHGVAPMDHFDSGLALSMRENYPSMYKDFRHFCQTFHPKPGEVWYWRSADQHKIFNLMTQEAPQSASGHPGKASVVSLRHCLKNLVKQLEVEQIKSLAISKLSTGVGGLDWKEVRPILEEILGPIDIPVFVYSTYKKDFAAIEL; encoded by the coding sequence ATGATTAAAGAAGTTGAAGGCGATATCTTATTAAGTAAAGCCGATGCGATAGCACATGGTGTTGCGCCAATGGATCATTTTGATAGCGGGCTTGCATTAAGTATGCGGGAGAACTATCCATCTATGTATAAGGATTTTAGGCATTTTTGTCAAACCTTTCATCCGAAGCCAGGTGAAGTATGGTATTGGCGAAGTGCAGATCAGCATAAAATTTTTAATTTGATGACACAAGAAGCGCCACAAAGCGCATCTGGCCATCCAGGCAAAGCCTCCGTTGTTTCTTTACGACATTGTTTAAAAAATCTTGTAAAACAACTTGAAGTTGAGCAAATAAAGAGTTTAGCAATTAGCAAATTATCAACAGGTGTTGGTGGATTAGATTGGAAAGAAGTTAGACCAATCCTTGAAGAAATTCTGGGTCCCATTGATATCCCTGTTTTTGTATACAGTACTTATAAAAAGGATTTTGCTGCAATTGAACTTTAA
- a CDS encoding DNA polymerase III subunit alpha translates to MFLSVHSYFSLRYGTLSPEQLAEEAARLGIAVLPLTDINNCSAAYAFAGACEKLGIKPVYGLEFRQDHKHRFTALARNAEGIREINELLTRCSFEKLEIPERAPEWQHCFVIYRKLSCPIEHLKSFEYIGIKPAEVPALFSSPLRPHLDKLVVFSPVSFLNGQGFRIHKLLRCIDLNIMLGQLEPTDCADPDELFLSPDAIREAFSQYPKIIANTEAILDQCVFEMPSHDDNNRKSFTGKSEGDYKLLAKLAFQGCRRRYGIHNDRAMDRVRKELQVIHRLGFSAYFLITWDIVRYAQSAAYYHVGRGSGANSIVAFCLYITDVDPLELDLYFERFINPHRTSPPDFDIDFSWSERDDVTEYIFERYGREYTALLATYNTFKGKSIIRELGKVFGLPKADIDLIVDQPKASHKHHAYAKHIFNYGKAIEKFPNYLSIHAGGIIISERPLSYHTALLQMPKGFPITYFDMYGAEDLRFHKYDILSQRGLGHIKDSVDLIRKNQGKSIEIHDIKAIKNNERVRKQLRSGHCIGCFYIESPAMRGLLNKLRCETYVHLVAASSIIRPGVAQSGMMREYIERFHQPEKVNYLHPVFKENLQETFGVMVYQEDVMKIVHHFAGLDLDESDVLRRIMTGKRKSSDTFRNLMEKYFRNCKARGYSDELTQEVWRQIESFSGYSFCKAHSASFAVESFQSLYLKAHHPLEFMVAVINNFGGFYNTEIYVHEARMCGAQIEAPCVNNSQYLTDIKLTTIWIGFIHVQSLEQTIGKRIVREREQNGPYLDLENFIQRVPMGREQLQLLIRIGALRFTGMTKGELMWEKNSVPEMGKHHALVSYLFADGSEHFTIPTLEEGVYDQAFDEIELLGFPLCNPFELLATENNTAVLANGLKKFMNRQVEILGYYVTQKPVRTKQGKLMAFGTWLDREGHFFDTTHFPPSLEHNPFQGRGCYWIRGKVVDDFDFASIEVIQMKKLPYVKDARY, encoded by the coding sequence ATGTTTCTCTCCGTCCACTCTTACTTTTCTCTTCGCTACGGAACCTTATCTCCGGAGCAGCTTGCCGAAGAGGCGGCCCGGTTGGGGATTGCAGTGTTGCCTTTAACAGATATTAATAATTGTTCGGCGGCATATGCATTTGCAGGAGCGTGTGAGAAACTAGGAATCAAGCCGGTTTATGGATTGGAATTCAGACAAGATCACAAGCATCGATTTACAGCTTTAGCCCGAAATGCGGAAGGTATTCGGGAAATCAATGAACTGTTGACCCGCTGTTCTTTTGAAAAGCTAGAAATCCCTGAGCGAGCTCCTGAATGGCAGCATTGTTTTGTCATATACCGGAAGCTATCGTGTCCCATAGAACATCTCAAATCCTTTGAATATATAGGAATTAAGCCTGCGGAAGTTCCTGCCCTCTTTTCTTCCCCCTTGCGTCCTCATTTGGATAAACTCGTAGTTTTCAGCCCAGTTAGTTTTCTTAACGGGCAGGGCTTTCGCATCCATAAGTTGCTTCGTTGCATTGACCTTAACATCATGCTCGGTCAACTAGAACCTACCGATTGCGCAGATCCGGACGAATTATTTCTCAGTCCGGACGCAATCCGGGAGGCCTTTTCTCAGTATCCAAAAATTATAGCTAATACAGAAGCTATTCTTGATCAATGTGTTTTCGAAATGCCATCTCACGACGATAACAATCGCAAATCATTTACGGGTAAATCAGAAGGAGACTATAAACTCCTTGCAAAACTAGCATTTCAAGGTTGCCGCCGTCGCTATGGAATTCATAATGATCGGGCCATGGATCGGGTGCGAAAAGAATTACAGGTAATCCACAGACTCGGATTTAGTGCCTATTTTTTAATAACCTGGGACATTGTTCGGTATGCGCAAAGTGCAGCTTATTATCATGTAGGTCGTGGAAGCGGTGCCAATTCCATTGTCGCTTTCTGCCTATATATTACGGATGTCGATCCACTTGAACTCGATCTCTATTTCGAACGATTTATTAATCCACATCGTACCAGTCCGCCGGATTTTGATATTGATTTTTCCTGGAGTGAACGCGATGATGTTACGGAATATATTTTTGAACGATACGGACGAGAATACACTGCATTACTTGCTACCTACAATACCTTCAAAGGAAAATCTATCATCCGCGAATTAGGAAAAGTATTTGGATTACCAAAAGCAGATATAGATTTGATTGTAGATCAACCGAAAGCCAGTCACAAACATCATGCGTATGCAAAGCATATTTTTAATTATGGAAAAGCGATTGAAAAATTTCCAAATTATCTTTCCATACATGCTGGTGGTATAATTATTTCTGAGCGACCACTGAGCTATCATACCGCTTTATTGCAAATGCCAAAAGGATTTCCGATTACTTATTTTGATATGTATGGGGCCGAAGATTTACGTTTTCACAAGTATGATATTTTGAGTCAACGCGGATTAGGCCATATTAAAGATTCCGTAGATCTGATCCGAAAAAATCAAGGAAAAAGTATTGAAATCCATGACATTAAAGCCATCAAGAATAATGAACGCGTTCGTAAACAATTGCGCTCCGGTCATTGTATTGGTTGTTTTTATATTGAATCTCCTGCGATGCGAGGATTGCTTAATAAATTGCGTTGTGAAACCTATGTACACTTAGTAGCAGCCAGTAGTATTATTCGTCCCGGAGTAGCGCAATCTGGTATGATGCGAGAATATATCGAACGATTTCATCAACCTGAAAAAGTAAATTATCTGCATCCTGTTTTTAAAGAAAATTTACAGGAAACATTTGGAGTCATGGTATATCAGGAGGATGTTATGAAAATTGTGCATCACTTTGCAGGATTGGACCTCGATGAATCGGATGTATTGCGCCGCATTATGACCGGGAAAAGAAAAAGTTCGGATACCTTTCGCAATCTAATGGAAAAATATTTTCGCAATTGTAAAGCACGTGGTTATTCAGATGAACTTACACAGGAAGTATGGAGACAAATTGAGAGTTTTAGTGGTTATTCATTTTGTAAAGCACACTCGGCTTCTTTTGCAGTAGAATCATTTCAAAGTTTGTACCTCAAAGCCCATCATCCACTGGAATTTATGGTTGCAGTGATTAATAATTTTGGTGGATTTTATAATACGGAAATATATGTTCATGAGGCGCGTATGTGTGGAGCTCAAATTGAAGCTCCCTGTGTGAATAACAGTCAGTATCTCACAGATATTAAGCTTACTACAATCTGGATAGGTTTTATTCATGTTCAATCGCTGGAACAAACTATTGGAAAACGAATCGTTCGGGAACGAGAACAGAACGGACCGTATCTCGATCTTGAAAACTTTATACAACGGGTGCCTATGGGTCGGGAGCAATTGCAATTATTAATTCGAATCGGAGCTTTGCGTTTTACTGGAATGACCAAAGGCGAGTTGATGTGGGAGAAAAATTCAGTTCCTGAAATGGGTAAACATCATGCGTTGGTATCTTATCTTTTTGCAGATGGTAGCGAACATTTTACGATACCGACACTAGAAGAAGGAGTTTATGATCAGGCATTTGATGAAATTGAATTACTTGGTTTTCCATTATGCAATCCATTTGAATTGCTTGCTACTGAAAACAATACGGCTGTTTTAGCAAATGGTTTAAAAAAATTTATGAATCGGCAGGTTGAAATTCTTGGGTATTATGTAACGCAAAAACCGGTTCGAACAAAACAAGGTAAATTGATGGCATTTGGAACCTGGCTTGATCGTGAAGGGCATTTTTTTGATACCACCCACTTCCCACCGAGTCTCGAACATAACCCATTTCAAGGGCGTGGATGCTATTGGATTCGCGGCAAGGTGGTTGATGATTTTGATTTTGCAAGTATCGAAGTCATCCAAATGAAGAAATTGCCATATGTGAAAGATGCACGATATTAA
- a CDS encoding MFS transporter, which yields MNQTTKIQTNYGALSTLITVFFFWGFIASGNGVFIPFCKNYFSLDQFQSQLVDFAFYGAYYIGALFLFVFSAFKSKDLVSSWGYKKSIVYGLLFSLLGAIAMIISVKTGSKENGFVFFLISFFILALGFSLQQTAANPFAITLGDPSTGSHRVNLGGGINSFGTAIGPIVVALALFGATHYDDTAIQSLSLDRVTGLYMGVGLLFLMAALLFAFSKKVPDGINLAVIEPERKAVITMVLITIGLIACFVPVFNSYRNVSDTISAEALQAIEWKRMIWLILALLVVIIGLSYAYLRSRKNTIGWGALQYPQLILGMFAIFVYVGVEVTIQSNLGGLLKTPAYGSLQTSAITPYISMFWGSLMIGRWTGAIPVFNPGSTWKRILMILIPLLAFGIVILVNTIAAKDMSPLYYYGFCVVVLIFAFFLAGDKPVFTLMLFSSLAMVSMIIGLMTTGTISIYAFLSGGLFCSIMWPCIFSLSIAGLGKYETQGAAFLIMMILGGAIIPPLQGKLADLASVGIHKSYWITVVCFAYLTFFAWAVKSILRKQGIDYDQQISSSHS from the coding sequence TTTTTTCTGGGGATTTATTGCATCCGGAAATGGTGTATTTATACCTTTTTGTAAAAATTATTTTAGCCTGGATCAATTTCAAAGTCAGTTAGTTGACTTTGCTTTTTATGGTGCCTATTATATTGGTGCGTTATTTTTATTCGTCTTTAGTGCATTTAAATCAAAAGATCTGGTTTCAAGCTGGGGATATAAAAAAAGTATTGTTTATGGATTGTTATTTTCATTGTTGGGTGCCATTGCCATGATTATTTCTGTTAAAACCGGATCAAAAGAAAACGGTTTTGTGTTTTTTCTGATTTCATTTTTCATTTTAGCCCTTGGTTTTTCATTACAACAAACTGCTGCCAATCCTTTTGCTATTACATTAGGCGATCCTTCTACAGGATCCCATCGGGTAAATTTAGGGGGAGGTATTAATTCCTTTGGCACAGCGATTGGCCCTATAGTAGTGGCACTTGCATTATTTGGCGCCACACATTACGATGATACAGCAATCCAATCTTTAAGTTTAGATCGGGTGACTGGTTTATATATGGGTGTCGGACTCTTATTTTTAATGGCGGCCTTATTGTTTGCTTTTTCTAAAAAAGTTCCGGATGGAATTAATCTTGCAGTCATTGAACCGGAACGCAAAGCAGTAATAACCATGGTTTTGATCACCATTGGATTAATTGCTTGCTTTGTGCCTGTATTTAATAGTTATCGAAATGTTTCTGATACCATTTCAGCGGAAGCATTGCAAGCTATCGAATGGAAACGAATGATCTGGTTGATTTTGGCTTTGTTAGTCGTTATCATTGGCTTATCCTATGCATATTTAAGATCGCGAAAAAACACAATAGGTTGGGGTGCGTTACAATATCCGCAATTGATTTTAGGGATGTTTGCCATTTTTGTATATGTAGGCGTGGAAGTGACCATCCAAAGTAATCTGGGTGGATTGCTTAAAACACCCGCGTATGGGAGTTTGCAGACTTCGGCTATTACACCTTATATTTCCATGTTTTGGGGTAGTTTAATGATCGGCAGATGGACTGGTGCAATTCCGGTTTTTAATCCGGGATCAACCTGGAAGCGTATCCTAATGATCCTAATACCCTTACTGGCATTCGGCATTGTAATTTTAGTCAATACGATAGCTGCTAAAGATATGAGTCCGTTATATTATTATGGATTTTGTGTAGTCGTTTTAATTTTTGCATTTTTTCTTGCTGGAGATAAACCCGTATTTACATTGATGCTGTTTAGTTCTTTAGCTATGGTGTCTATGATTATTGGATTAATGACAACAGGTACTATTTCTATCTATGCATTTCTTAGCGGTGGTTTGTTTTGTTCAATTATGTGGCCCTGTATTTTTTCTTTATCCATTGCTGGATTGGGTAAATATGAAACGCAAGGTGCAGCATTTTTGATTATGATGATTTTAGGAGGAGCTATCATTCCACCACTTCAAGGTAAATTAGCCGATCTGGCAAGTGTAGGTATTCATAAATCATATTGGATAACGGTTGTGTGTTTTGCTTATTTAACATTTTTCGCATGGGCTGTTAAATCTATTTTAAGAAAACAAGGAATTGATTATGATCAACAAATTAGCAGCAGCCATTCATAG
- a CDS encoding GNAT family N-acetyltransferase, protein MEIKTKRLTLIPCNKEILEAMLIGKEAVAKLLNIEAPELWTEFGDGPIQWALTKTEDESENNWIAYLPILNAKNMLIGTCGFKGKPTVDGVIEIGYEVIASKRNRGFAKEIANALVNYGFQDSRVKIVRAHTLPVENASVKVLQYCGLRFIGYDLDPEEGEVWKWELTLEEFQKNSSV, encoded by the coding sequence ATGGAAATTAAAACGAAGCGATTAACATTGATACCGTGCAATAAGGAAATACTTGAAGCGATGTTGATTGGTAAAGAAGCAGTTGCAAAATTATTAAATATAGAAGCTCCTGAACTCTGGACTGAATTTGGCGATGGACCAATTCAGTGGGCACTCACAAAAACTGAAGATGAATCGGAAAATAATTGGATTGCATATTTGCCAATTTTAAATGCTAAAAATATGTTGATAGGCACCTGCGGTTTTAAAGGAAAACCTACTGTAGATGGCGTCATTGAAATAGGATACGAAGTAATTGCTTCTAAGAGAAACCGCGGTTTTGCCAAAGAAATTGCTAACGCATTAGTGAATTATGGATTTCAAGATTCAAGAGTTAAAATTGTAAGAGCACATACATTACCAGTTGAAAATGCATCTGTAAAAGTATTACAATATTGTGGCTTGCGTTTTATTGGTTATGATTTAGATCCTGAAGAAGGAGAAGTGTGGAAATGGGAACTAACACTTGAAGAATTTCAGAAAAATTCAAGCGTTTGA
- a CDS encoding OsmC family protein, which yields MKTAEVIYLGDLRTESRHLKSGNVILTDAPIDNHGKGAAFSPTDLTCTSLANCMITTMGIAAQTHSIQMQEVRAEVLKIMASEPRRIASIEVDVYMPNHGYTNKEKTILEHAAHTCPVAKSLHPELIQVIRFHWSE from the coding sequence ATGAAAACAGCGGAAGTGATTTATTTAGGGGATTTACGAACTGAATCCAGACATCTTAAAAGTGGAAATGTGATTTTGACGGATGCACCCATTGATAACCATGGAAAAGGTGCTGCATTTTCACCTACAGACCTTACCTGCACCTCACTTGCAAATTGTATGATTACAACCATGGGAATTGCTGCACAAACCCATTCGATTCAAATGCAGGAAGTACGTGCAGAAGTATTGAAAATTATGGCAAGTGAACCCCGTCGAATTGCTTCCATTGAAGTGGATGTCTACATGCCAAATCATGGTTATACCAATAAAGAAAAAACAATCCTGGAACATGCTGCACATACTTGTCCGGTAGCAAAAAGTCTGCATCCTGAACTTATTCAGGTAATCCGCTTTCATTGGAGCGAATAA